The DNA sequence AGGTTGCGGTGGCGCTCGGTGAGGCGGGGCAGACTGCGCACGCCGAAAGACGGCATGGCGTCGCCACCTCCTTCAAGGTCCCGGGGTTCGGTGTCCCGTTCGTGTCTGCTCAGCAGCCTAGAACGGCGGGGCACTCCAGTACCTCCCGTGTTACCCGACCGTGTCCGATCCCACACGCCTTTGCGACATTTCCAGCGGGTTAACGCATGGTGCGAAGTTCGAGTGATTGGCGTCACACCAACCCTGCAACCAGCACAGACACGCCCTACACATGTCGCAACTACCCGGACCGGGGCGGGGAAACGCGCCTGAAGGTCTCAGTTTGAATGCAACTGCCCGACAGCCTTCCGCTGCGCCTTCCGGATCGACTTCTGTGCGTCGTGGACGGCCCGGTTCGCCCGCCAGCCCAGGCTCGGCGAACCGGCCGTGTCGGCGGCCGCGAGCAGCAGGCCGCCCAGCAGGCCGAGGTTCTTGGCGAACTGCACCAGCTCCTCGCGCCGCTGCTGGGAGTCCTTGGCCAGCCAGAACGGGTGGTTGACCACGGTGGCCGGGATCAGCGTCCCGGCCAGCAGCGCCGCGGCGGGCCGGGGCGCGGTGCCGGTGGCCAGCATCACACCGCCGATGAGCTGGGCCGCGCCGTTGACGCGGACCAGGGACTTCGCCTCCGACGGCAGGCGTGGATCGACGCGCTCCAGCAGCGGGGCGACCTGCTCCGCCAGGGGCGCGGCCTGTTCGGCGTACCGCTCGGGCCTCAGCAGTGCGTGCGCGCCGGCGACGGCGAAGATCCCGCCCAGCAGGGCGCGCGCGACCCCTCGTACTGGTCTCATACCGCAATTATCAGGGGCGTTTGCCCATGCAAAGGACGAAATCCAAACCAGCCAGTTCGCTGTCGAAGAAGTAGTGGTAGCGGTAGCCCTGCACGCCCTGGCACTCCTTGGTGTCGCTGGTCGCGTCGAAACGCGCCAGCACCTGTAGCGCCCCGGGCTCGCAGTCGGCCATCACCAGGTCCGGGTCCTCCTCCGTGCCGCGGTTGGCCACGCAGTCGCCGGGCTGGGCGAACCGCGCCGTGCGGGGCGCGGCCGACGGGGTCACGGTGGTCACCGGCAGCGGCTCGGCCGCGGTCTCGAACGGGTCGGGCAGCACCCGCAGCGCGACCAGCACCGCGACGAAGGCGACCACGCACACGCCGAGCAGGGCCAGCCCGATGACCGCCGGGCCGCGGCCGCCCATCCGGGGGCGCGGCGGCGGCTGCACGATCGGCAGCATCTCGGTGATGCGGTGCACCGCCGCGGTCGGGTCTTCTTCGGGCTCGTTGCCGGTGCGGCGGTGGGCCGGGGTGTGCCGGGAGCGCTGCGCAGGGTCGTCGTGGGTGTACAAAACCGAGCTCCGCGTGGGACGAGACAGGGGTGCCTGCCAAGGTACCGTGCCCGCCATGCCCCTCGATTCCACCGTCACGCTGATCTCCGCCGCCGTGGGTGCCGTCTGCGGGGCGCTGACGCCCCGGATCGCGTACCGGCTGGCGGTCGAGTGGGACGAACCGAAGCGCACCGGCTGCGGCGCCTGCGCGGGGCCCTTCCCGCCGGGCCGGGCGGGCTGGCTGACCACGGCCGCGCGCTGCCCGTCCTGCCGCGCCGCCACCGGGCCGAGTCCGTGGTGGACCGTGCCGGTCGGGGCCGTCGCCGCGGCCGGGCTCGGGGCGAGCCTGCACGGCTGGCTGCTGGCCGCGTCGCTCGTGCTGAGCGTGGCCGGGGTGCTGCTCGCGGCGATCGACCTGAGAGTCCACCGGCTGCCCGATCCCATCGTGGGGGCCACGGCGCTGGGAGTCCTGGCGCTGGTGACGGCCGGGGCGGTCAGCGGCCGCGACTGGTCGGCCCATCGCGGCGCGCTGCTCGGCGGGCTGGTGCTGCTGCTCGGATACGGGCTGGTCAGCGTGCTTACCAGCGGGGCGTGGGGCCTCGGCGACGCCAAGCTCTCCGGGGTCCTCGGCCTGGTCCTCGGCTGGTTCGGCTGGGGCATGGTCGTGACGGGGGTGGTCCTCGGCGTCGTGGTCAACGGTCTGACGGCGATCGTCTATCTGATCTTCCGCCGGATCGGGCGGCGGGATTCGCTGGCGATAGGCCCGGGTCTGCTGGTCGGCGCATGGGCCGCGATCGTGCTGCCGGTCGTCTTTCCGGTGATCTTCGGTTAACGATCAGCATCGATCACCGCTTCAGGTCGGCCGCTCGGTGCCGGAATCCGGCGCAGCGGCATTGTGGATCATGGGCCGTGCGTACCCGCGTCGAACCGGTCGTCCGGCGACCTGCCGACGGCGGATGAGACATGAGCCGGTCCCGCATTCGGGGCGGCCTGGTGGCGGCGGTCGCACGTTTTTCCGACCCGTGACGGCATATCCGAATTGCCATTAATCGCGCCAATAACCTGTTAACGCATAACTGCGATGGTCCGAGCGGGGTGCGACGGGCTGCCGGGGCCTACCGGCGGGTGGCGGCCAGGGCCTGCTCGCGGCTGTGCACGCCGAGCTTGTCGTACAGGCGGCTGACGTAGGTGCGGACCGTCGACTCGGCCAGCCGCATGCGCAGGGCGATGGCGGCGAGGCTCCCGCCGGCGTGCAGCTCGCGCAGGATCTCCTCCTCGCGCGGGCTCAGCTGCTGGGTCGAGTTGCGGCGGCGGGCCAGCACGGCGGCCAGGTCGGGGGCGGTGAACGACGCGGGCGCGACGGCGGCGTGCCGTACGGCCGCCATCAGCAGCTCGACCGGCCCGGTCCGCGGCAGGTACGCCGACAGCCCGGCCTGGAGGGAGCGCAGCAGCAGGTTGTCCTCGGCCGGGCCGGTCAGCACCACGCCGAGGCGGGGGCGGCTGTCGCGCAGCTCGGCGGCCAGCGGCAGCGCCCCGGGCACCGCGGCGTCGAGGGTGACCACGTTCGGCTCGTGCTGCCCGACGAGCGCCAGCAGCCGGGCCGGGTCCGCCGCCTGGCCGACCAGCTCGATCTCGGGATCGTCGGCGCACGCCGCCGCGTAGCCGAGCTGCACCATGGTCACCGGATCCACCGTCACCAGCTTGATCGACACAGACACCTCCGTTGTGACGCTGCGTTACTCCCTCCTACGTAGCGTCCGGGGCGTGTCCGGTGTCACTCCTGCGACGGTGATGTCATCCCTGCGGGGGCACGGTCCCAGCCGTTCGGGCCGGGCGGCCGGCCGATCAGAGCAGCCGCAGCTGCTGCTCGCGGGGCCGCTGCGGGCTCTGCTCGTTCAGCTGCTCCAGCAGCCCCGCGTCGATGGGCTGGAGGAACGGCGTCGGGCGGCAGTCGCGCTCGCTGCCGAACCGGGCCCGTCGCGCCGCGTGGCTGACGTACAGCCGCCGCTGCGCCCGGGTCAGGCCCACGAAGAACAGGCGCCGCTCCTCGGCGATCTCCGCCTCGGTCGGCGAGTTGCCCGGCATCCGCAGCGGGAGCAGGCCGTCCTCGCACCCGGCCAGGAACACCACCGGGAACTCCAGGCCCTTGGCCGCGTGCAGGGTCAGCAGGGTCACCGCCTCGGCCCGCGGGTCCAGCGCGTCCACCTCGGCGCCGGTCGTCACGTCGGCCAGGAACTTCTGCAGGTCGGCCCCGCACCGCTGGGCCAGTGGCATCAGCAGGTCGACCGCCGACCACACCTCGTCCGGTTCCGGGGTGGCCCGGCCGAGCGCGGGGCGCTCGATCAGCACCTTCGCGGTCAGCGTCAGCCGGGCCGCGACGGAGCCGTTCAGGCCGGTGGCCAGCCGCATCTCGGTGACCAGGGCGTTCACCCCGGCGCGGTCGCGCAGCCGGTCGTGCGAGCGCTTCTGCACCGGCACGCCGGCCCGGGACAGGGCGTCGACGATCGCGGCGGCCTGCGCGTCGGTGCGGTACAGCACCGCGATGTCGTTGAACGACACCGTCGTCCCGGTCACGCCCCGGGTGTCCGCGCGGGTCCGGTGCGACACCCCGCCGACCAGCTCGTCGACCTTGCGCGCGATGAACGCCGCCTCGTCGGACGGGCTGCCCGCGGCGAACCGGCCGATCAGCGGGGCGTCGGGGTCGACCCGGGCCGGGTCGAGGCGGCGGCCGGGCACCAGCGACGACGGGGCGATCGCCTGCACCGCTGCGGCCAGGATCGGCGCGGCCGAGCGGTAGTTGCGGGTCAGCCGCACCACCCGGGCGTCGGTGAAGTCACGGGAGAACTGGAGGAAGAACGAGACGTCCGCGCCCCGGAACGAGTAGATCGCCTGGTCGGGGTCGCCGATGGCGCACAGGTTGCCGTCGCCGGGCACCAGCAGGCGCAGCAGCGCGTACTGGTCGGGGTCGACGTCCTGGTACTCGTCGACGAAGACCCACGGCCAGCGGGCGCGCAGCTTGTCGACCAGCGACGGCTGCGCCCGCAGCAGCGTGACCAGCCGCGGCATCAACTCGTCGAGCATGATGCCGTCGGGGCAGCCGGGCTCGTCGACGACGGTGAGATTCGGCTCCTGCTCGCGCAGCACCGACAGGGCCAGCGCGTGGAACGTCGACACGGTCACGTCGTCGGCGACCGGCCCGAGCAGCGAGGTCAGCCGGTGGCGCAGCTCGTCGGCGGCCCGGCGGGTGAACGTGATCGCCAGGCACTCCTCCGGGTACACGTTCATCTCGGCGCACAGGTATGCCAGCCGGTGCGTCAGCGTGCGGGTCTTGCCGGTGCCGGGACCGGCCACGATCAGCAGCGGCCCACCCGGCGCGGACGCGGCGACGCGCTGCATCGCGTCCAGCCGGTCCAGCAGGCCGGTGCCGACCTCCTCCATCCCCGCGAGCATCGGCTCGAACGGCTCGTGCGGCGACGCCTCCGGCGCCAGCGGCGGCGCGCTGACCGGCTTGCGCGGCGAGGCGCGCCGCACCACCGGCTTGGCCGGGGTGGGCGCCTTCGGCTTGCGCGGGGCGGGCACCGGCACGGCGGGCAGGTCGAACAGCGTGTCGGCGGTGCTGTGCGGGCGCAGCTCGTCCGGCTCGAACAGGCGGATCACGCCGTACTCGCCGTCGTAGCCGGGGACGCGGTGCACGGCGCCGGTCCGCAGCCGGCGCACCGACTCGCCCAGCAGCTCGCCGCCGACCGCCGCGATCTCGGCCACGGGCACCTCGGTCAGGATCGACAGCTCCGAGCCCAGGGCCGCGACCAGTGCGTTCACCCTGCCCTCGACGGTACGGGTCTTCGGCCCGACCCCCTCGATCTCCCCGACGATCTCGGGCAGCTGCACCAGGTGCGTCACGGGCTTGGCGTGCGCCGGGGCGAGCCCTTCGGCCCGGTCGGCCAGCGCCTCGACCCGGGCGAGCACGCCGATGGTCAGCGGCCGCTCGCACACCGGGCACAGGCCGCCGGTCTCGCGCGACTGCGCCGGGGTCCAGTTGACCCCGCAGTCGCGGTGCCCATCCCCGTGGTATTTGCCCTCTTCCGGGAAGAACTCGATGGTTCCGGCCATCCCCGGGCCCCCGGCCAGCGCGTTCTTGACCGCGTAGTAGTCCAGGGGGCAGTCGAACCGGGTCGCCTCGCGGGCCAGGGCCTGCGGCGAGTGGGCGTCGGAATTGGACACCAGCGTGTATGCGTCCAGGCTGGACACCCGGTGGTTCATCGCCGGGTCGCTGGACAGGCCGGTCTCCACCGCCGTGATGTGCCCGGCCAGATCGGCGTAGCAGTCGGCGATCGCGTCGAAGCCCGACTTCGAGCCCAGCGCCGAGAACCAGGGCGTCCAGATGTGCGCGGGCACCAGGTAGGCGTCCGGGCTGGCCTCCAGCGTGATCTCCAGCAGGTCGCGCGAGTCCAGGCCGAGGATCGGGCGGCCGTCGCTGGCCAGGTTGCCCACCCGGCCCAGGCGCTCGCGGAACCGCTGCGCCGCATCGAGATCGGGCAGGTAGATGAGGTGATGCACCTTTCGGGTGCGGTCGCCCCGCTTGTAGATGGTGGAGATCTCGACACTGAGCATGAACCGGGCGGGATCGCCCGAAGCCAGGCGCGGAGGCAGTTTCTGGGCCACGTCCCGCTCGGTCTCGGGGCTCAACCGGTACAGCCCCGGCTCGGCTTCGCGCAGATGGGTGCGCAGATGCTCGAACCAGGCCGGGTGGGTGACGTCGCCGGTGCCCAGCAGCGCGATGCCCTTGCGCCGGGCCCACCAGGCGAGCACGGGCAGCTCAAGGTCCTTGCTGCACGCGCGCGAGTACCGCGAGTGGATATGCAGATCAGCAGTCCAGACGGGGGGCACACGGAATCCTGACACGCTTGCTGCCCCCGTCCACACCCGCCACGCACATCCGTGACAGTTCTAACGGAAAACCCCGACAATTCAGGGGGCGCGCAGCTCCACCAGGGTGACGTCCGGCGGGGCGCCGACCCGGACCGGCGGGCCCCAGTAGCCGGCGCCGTTGGTGACGTACACCTTCGTGCCGTCGACGTCGCCGAGGCCGGAGATCACCGGCTGCTGCAGGGCCGCGATCAGGTTGAACGGCACCAGCTGGCCGCCGTGCGTGTGCCCGGACAGCTGGAGGTCGACGCCGTGCCTCGACGCCTCGTGGGCCTGCACGGGCTGGTGGGCCAGCAGGACGACCGGTCGGCTGGTGTCGCGGCCGTCCAGCGTACGGGCGAAATCCGGTCCCTTGCCCGGTCCGTCGCTCGCGCCGCTGACATCGTTGACCCCGGCCAGGTCCAGGCCGTGGATGGCCAGCCGCTCGTTGCGCAGCGCCCGCAGTCCGAGCCGTTCCACCTCGGCGACCCACTCCTCGGCGCCGGAGAAGTACTCGTGGTTGCCGGTGACGAAGTAGGCGCCGTTGCGCGAGCGCAGGTCACGCAGGGGCGCGGCCTCGTCGGCCAGCTCGGCGACGCTGCCGTCGACCAGGTCGCCGACGATCGCGACGATGTCGGCGTCCATGCCGTTGAGGGCGTTCACGATGCGGCGGGTGTGCTCGACGCCGGTCAGCGGGCCGAGGTGGATGTCGCTGGCCAGCGCGATCCGGTAGCCGTCCATGCTGCGCGGCAGCTTGGCCAGCGGGATCTGGATCCGCTTGACCACCGGCCCGGACAGGGCAGTCTTCGCCCCGTACGCCGTGATCCCGGTCGCGGTGAGCCCCGCGAAGATCGCCGCCCCCCGCGCGATGAACAACCGCCTGCTCTCGGCCTCCGCCGCCACCGCGCTCGCACCCACACCGCCGCCGCCGCCGTCGCCGTCGCGGTCGCTCGATCGTCCAACTTGCCCGGCAATCGGGGCAATGACCGGCTTGCTTTCGCCCGACTGCCCGGCAACTTCGCTGACCTTGGTCAGGCCGACGGACTCGGCGACGATCGTGGTCTCGGCGACGATCGTGGTCTCGGTGGCGGACGGGGTCGCGGTGGCGGACGGGGTCGCGGTGCGGCGGCGCAGGGACCGGTTGGCGAGGGCGCGCGGGAGTTCCAGGATCAGCAGGACCAGGAGCAGGTAGAACAGGACGGCGAGCCAGAGGTAGCCGGCCAGGGGGACGAACGTGCTCGCCTTGGCGCCGATCGCGCGGGGCAGGATGAACGCGCCCAGCAGCAGGGCGACCAGGGCGAACAGGATCGCCGTGCCGATCTTGCGGGCCCGGCCGGGCCGGGTCGTGTCGCGCACCATCCGCTTCCACAGGTACCAGTGGATCGGGCCGACGACGAGCAGCACGATGCTGAAGAAGACCAGCGCCTGGAGCACGGTGTTCCTTCGGGTTCGGGGGTCAGCCGCCGGCGAACGGCGGGAGGACGTCCACTGTCGCACCGGTGGGGATCGGCGCGCGACGGTCGTGCCACGCTAGCCCGTCAACCAGGAAGCTGGCTGAAAGCAGCACCCGGGCGAGAGCATCGCCACGGTTCGCGCCCAGCTCCTTGACCAGCTGGCCGAGGTCGAGCCCGGCCGGGTACGACTCCTCCAACACCCCGGCCGCGGCCCGGGCTCCGGCGAAGTAGCGCACTGTGATCACGTCATCCTCCGATGGCGGACATGGGGCGGGCGGGCTGAAGGAAGTCGGGGTTGTCGATACCGTGACCGGGCAGTTTGCCCCACATCGCGTCGCGCCAGCGCTGCGCGACCTCCTCGTCCCCGGCTCCGCCGCGCAGCAGCCCGCGCAGGTCGGTCTCGCCGCGGGCGAACAGGCAGTTGCGCACCTGGCCGTCGGCGGTTAGCCGGGTGCGGTCGCAGTCGCCGCAGAACGGCCTGGTCACCGAGGCGATCACACCGACCTTCGCCGGGCCGCCGTCGACCAGCCAGGTCTCGGCCGGTGCCCCCGCACGCTCGGCCGGATCGGGCGACAGGTCGAACTCCGTGTGCAGCGAGGCGAGGATCTCCTCGGCGGTCACCATGTCCGTACGGCTCCAGCCGTGCTGCGCGTCCAGCGGCATCTGCTCGATGAAGCGCAGCTCGTACCCCTGCTTGAGCGCGAAGCGCAGCAGCGCCGGGGCCTCGTCGTCGTTGACGCCGCGCAGCAGCACGGTGTTCAGCTTGACCGGGGTCAGCCCGGCCTCGGCCGCCGCGGCCAGGCCCGCGATGACGTCGTCGAAGCGGCGGCGGTGCGCGATCGCGGCGAAGCGGTCGGGGTCGAGGGTGTCCAGCGAGACGTTGACCCGGTCTAGCCCGGCGTCGCGCAGCGGCGCGGCCAGCCGGGCCAGGCCGATGGCGTTCGTGGTGACCGACAGGTGCGGCCGGGGGCGCAGCGCGGCCGCCGCGGCCACGATGCCGACCAGGCCGGGGCGCAGCAGCGGCTCGCCGCCGGTGAAGCGGACCTCGGTGACACCGAGCCGGGTCACCGCGATCTCGATCAGCCGCCCGACCTCGGCATCGGTGAGCACCTCGGCGTTGGGCAGCCAGGGCAGCCCTTCCGGGGGCATACAGTACGAACAGCGCAGATTGCAGCGATCGGTCAGCGAGACCCGCAGATCGACAGCACGGCGCCCGAATCGGTCGACGAGGCCGGATCGGTTGGAGGTCACTTCACGACGGTAGCGCGCGTAACCGGAATGCGTGCGCACCGGTCTACCTGGCAAGATGCGCGGTCGTGCTGCTGACCCTCTCCACGACGCACCGCCCGGCCACGGACCTGGGCTACCTGCTGGTCAAACACCCCGAGCGGGTGCACACCTTCGATCTGAGCACCGGCACCGCGACCGTGCTCTACCCGCAGGCCGACGAGCAGCGCTGCACCATGGCGCTGCTGCTGGAGGTCGACCCGCGCCGGCTTGTGGACGGCAAGGCCGAGGGACAGCTCAACCAGTACGTCAACGACCGCCCGTACGCCGCATCCAGCCTGCTGGCAGCCGCGCTCAACCGGGTCTTCCGCACCGCCGCCCGCGGCGTGTCCAAGGACCGGCCGGAGCTGGCCGCCACCGCGATTCCGCTGGAGGTGCGGGTGCCGGTGTTGCGGGCCAAGGGCGGTCTCGCGCTGGCAGAACGCCTGTTCACCCCGCTGGGCTGGACTCTGGCCGGTTCGGCGCTGCCGCTGGACGAGGCCCGTCCCGAGTGGGGCGACAGCCGCTACCTCGACCTGACCCTGTCGGGGCAGGTACGCCTCGCCGACGCACTCAACCACCTGTACGTGCTGCTGCCCGTGCTCGACGACGCCAAGCACTACTGGGTCGCGCCCGATGAGATCGAGAAGCTGCTGCGCGCGGGCGAGGGCTGGCTGTCCGCGCACCCCGAGCGGCCGCTGATCATCCGGCGCTACCTGGCGCACAGCCGTGCCCTGGCCGAGCGCGCCGACGAGCAGCTGGCGCCGCTGGCGGAGGCGGCCGCCGACGACTCGGTCGCCGAGCACGCGGCCGAGAAGCCCAAGCCCCTGAACCTGGTGCGCCGTGCCGCGGTGCTCGCCGCGCTGGCCGAGACCGGCGCCGCCCGCGTGCTCGACCTGGGGTGCGGCGGCGGGGCACTGCTCGGCGACCTGATGAAGGACCAGCGCTACACCGAGATCGTCGGCGCGGACGTGTCGCCCCGGGCGCTGGAGCTGGCCGAGCGGCGGCTGCGCCTGCACCGGCTGCCCGACCGGCAGCGGGCCCGGATCAGCCTGGTCCAGTCGGCGCTCACCTACGTCGACGAGCGGCTGCGCGGGTACGACGCGGCCGTGCTGATGGAGGTCATCGAGCACCTGGACCTGCCCCGGCTGCCCGCCCTGTGCGCGGCGGTCTTCGGCGACGCCCGGCCCGGAGCGGTCATCGTGACCACCCCGAACGTCGAGTACAACGTCCGCTACGAGCACCTGCCCGAGGGCGAGCACCGCCACGACGACCACCGCTTCGAGTGGACCCGGGCAGAGTTCGCGCGCTGGTGCGACGAGGTCGCCGCCGAGTACGGCTACACCGTGGCCCTGCGCGGCGTCGGCGACCCCGATCCGGAGGTCGGCACCCCGACCCAGCTCGCCCTGTTCACCAAGGCCACGACCGCGACGGAGGCGGCGGCATGACGATCCTCGACCTTCCCGACCTGGCCCTGGTGGCGCTGGTCGGCATCTCCGGCTCGGGCAAGTCCACCTTCGCCCGGCGGCACTTCGTGCCCTCGCAGGTGCTGTCCAGCGACACGTTCCGGGCCATGGTCCGCGACGACGAGAACGACCAGTCCGCGACCGGCGACGCCTTCGACGTGCTGCACTACGTGGCGGCCAAGCGGCTGCGCGCCGGGCGGCTGACCGTCGTCGACGCCACCAACGTGCAGCCGCACGCCCGCGCCGCGGTGGTCGCCACCGCCCGCGCGCACGACGTGCTGCCCGTCGCCATCGTGCTGGACACCCCGGAGCCGCTGTGCTGGGAGCGGACCCAGGCCCGGCCCGACCGGGCGTTCGGGCGCGAGGTGCTGCGCCGCCAGCACCGCGACCTCCAGCGCTCGCTCAAGCACCTGGCCCGTGAGGGCTTCCGCAAGGTGTACGTCGTGCGCGACCCCGACACCGTCGAACTGCGCTACGAGCGGCTGTTCAACGACCGCACCGACCTGACCGGCCCGTTCGACATCGTCGGCGACGTGCACGGCTGCCGCGTCGAGCTGGAGTCGCTGCTGCTCGCGCTGGGCTGGGACCTGGTCCGTGACGGCGACGGCAGGGCCGTGGACGCGAGCCACCCGCTGGGGCGTACGGCGGTGTTCGTCGGCGACCTGGTCGACCGCGGCCCGGACACCCCCGGCGTGCTGCGCCTGGCCATGAACATGATCGCGGGTGGCCGTGCCCTGTGCGTGGCGGGCAACCACGAGAACAAGCTGCTGCGCCACCTGCGCGGCCGCCAGGTGCAGCTGACGCACGGGCTGCCCGAATCGATCGCGCAGCTCGCCGCCGACCCCGTCGACGGGCTCGACCGGTTCCTCGACGGGCTGGTCAGCCACTACGTGCTCGACGGCGGGAAGCTGGTCGTGGCGCACGCCGGGCTCAAGGAGGAGTACCACGGGCGCACCTCCGGCCGGGTCCGCGCCTTCGCCATGTACGGCGACACCACCGGCGAGACCGACGAGTACGGCCTGCCCGTGCGCTACCCGTGGGCGCAGGAGTACCGCGGCCGCGCCATGGTCGTCTACGGCCACACCCCGACCGTCACCCCGGAATGGGTCAACAACACCATCTGCCTGGACACCGGCGCCGTGTTCGGCGCCCGCCTCACCGCGCTGCGCTACCCGGAGCGCGAGCTGGTGTCGGTCGAGGCCGCAGCCGAGCACTACGCGCCCGCCCGGCCGCTGCGCGCCCCCGTTCCCGACCGGGCGCCGGGACAGCTGCGGCTGTCCGAGGTCACCGGTCGGCGGCACGTGCAGACGCCGTATGGCACCGTCACCGTGCCCGCCGAGCACTCTGCCGCCGCACTGGAGGTGATGAGCCGGTTCGCCGTCGACCCGCGCTGGCTGCGGTGGCTGCCGCCGACGATGGCGCCTGCCTCGACCTCGGCGCAGGACGGCTACCTGGAGCACCCGGTCGAGGCACTGGCCGACCTGCGCGCCGCCGGCGTCGACCGGGTGGTGTGCGAAGAGAAGCACATGGGCTCCCGGGCGGTGGTGCTGGTCTGCCGCGACGCGGCCGCGGCGGCCAAGCGGTTCGTCGACGACGGCAGCACCGGGGTGGTCTACACGCGTACCGGGCGGCTGTTCTTCGAGCCTGAGCGCACCGAGCAGCTGCTGGAGCGGGTCCGCGCCGCCGTGACCTCGGCCGGGCTGTGGGAGGAGCTGGAGACCGACTGGCTGCTGCTCGACTGCGAGCTGCTGCCCTGGTCGGCCAAGGCGCGCACCCTGATCGACCAGTACGCCGCCGTGGGCACCGCGGGCCGGACCGTGCTGCCCGCCGCCCTGGCCGTGCTCGACGCCGCCGCGGGGCGGGGGCTGGACGTGACCGCGCTGCGCGACCGCCTCGGCGCCGGGCTGCGCGACGTCCAGGCGTTCACCGACGCCTACCGCCGCTACGCCCCAGCCGACGCCGAGGTGACCCTCGCGCCGTTCGCGGTGCTGGCTGCGCAGGGCCGCACGTTCGCCGACCGGGACCACGGCTGGCACCTGGAGCTCGCCGACCGCCTCGTCGCGGCCGACCCGGCCGGGTTCACGCCGACGCGGCGGCTGGTGCTCGATCTGTCCGAACCGGACGCCGCCGAGCGGGCCACCGCCTGGTGGCTGGAGCTGACCGGGGCGGGCGGCGAGGGCATGGTGGTGAAGCCGTACGCCGGGCTCGGCGTGCGCGACGCCAAGGGTCGGCTGGTGCAGCCGGGCGTGAAGTGCCGGGGCCGGGAGTACCTGCGGATCATCTATGGGCCGTCGTACACCGAGCCGGAGCAGCTCGCCGGGCTGCGGGACCGGCGGCTGGGCCGCAAGCGGTCGCTGGCGCTGCGCGAGCACGGCCTCGGCCTGGC is a window from the Catellatospora sp. TT07R-123 genome containing:
- a CDS encoding polynucleotide kinase-phosphatase → MTILDLPDLALVALVGISGSGKSTFARRHFVPSQVLSSDTFRAMVRDDENDQSATGDAFDVLHYVAAKRLRAGRLTVVDATNVQPHARAAVVATARAHDVLPVAIVLDTPEPLCWERTQARPDRAFGREVLRRQHRDLQRSLKHLAREGFRKVYVVRDPDTVELRYERLFNDRTDLTGPFDIVGDVHGCRVELESLLLALGWDLVRDGDGRAVDASHPLGRTAVFVGDLVDRGPDTPGVLRLAMNMIAGGRALCVAGNHENKLLRHLRGRQVQLTHGLPESIAQLAADPVDGLDRFLDGLVSHYVLDGGKLVVAHAGLKEEYHGRTSGRVRAFAMYGDTTGETDEYGLPVRYPWAQEYRGRAMVVYGHTPTVTPEWVNNTICLDTGAVFGARLTALRYPERELVSVEAAAEHYAPARPLRAPVPDRAPGQLRLSEVTGRRHVQTPYGTVTVPAEHSAAALEVMSRFAVDPRWLRWLPPTMAPASTSAQDGYLEHPVEALADLRAAGVDRVVCEEKHMGSRAVVLVCRDAAAAAKRFVDDGSTGVVYTRTGRLFFEPERTEQLLERVRAAVTSAGLWEELETDWLLLDCELLPWSAKARTLIDQYAAVGTAGRTVLPAALAVLDAAAGRGLDVTALRDRLGAGLRDVQAFTDAYRRYAPADAEVTLAPFAVLAAQGRTFADRDHGWHLELADRLVAADPAGFTPTRRLVLDLSEPDAAERATAWWLELTGAGGEGMVVKPYAGLGVRDAKGRLVQPGVKCRGREYLRIIYGPSYTEPEQLAGLRDRRLGRKRSLALREHGLGLAALAEAAADGPLWRVHELVFAILASESEPVDPRL
- a CDS encoding 3' terminal RNA ribose 2'-O-methyltransferase Hen1 produces the protein MLLTLSTTHRPATDLGYLLVKHPERVHTFDLSTGTATVLYPQADEQRCTMALLLEVDPRRLVDGKAEGQLNQYVNDRPYAASSLLAAALNRVFRTAARGVSKDRPELAATAIPLEVRVPVLRAKGGLALAERLFTPLGWTLAGSALPLDEARPEWGDSRYLDLTLSGQVRLADALNHLYVLLPVLDDAKHYWVAPDEIEKLLRAGEGWLSAHPERPLIIRRYLAHSRALAERADEQLAPLAEAAADDSVAEHAAEKPKPLNLVRRAAVLAALAETGAARVLDLGCGGGALLGDLMKDQRYTEIVGADVSPRALELAERRLRLHRLPDRQRARISLVQSALTYVDERLRGYDAAVLMEVIEHLDLPRLPALCAAVFGDARPGAVIVTTPNVEYNVRYEHLPEGEHRHDDHRFEWTRAEFARWCDEVAAEYGYTVALRGVGDPDPEVGTPTQLALFTKATTATEAAA